One window of Streptomyces sp. NBC_00273 genomic DNA carries:
- a CDS encoding aspartate carbamoyltransferase catalytic subunit yields the protein MKRHLISAADLTRDDAVLILDTAEEMARVADRPIKKLPTLRGLTVVNLFFEDSTRTRISFEAAAKRLSADVINFSAKGSSVSKGESLKDTALTLEAMGADAVVIRHHASGAPYRLATSGWIDSAVVNAGDGTHEHPTQALLDAFTMRRRLVGRDAGLGKDLNGRRITIVGDVLHSRVARSNVHLLHTLGAEVTLVAPPTLVPIGVETWPCEVSYNLDDVLPKSDAVMMLRVQRERMNAAFFPTEREYSRRYGLDGDRMAKMPEHAIVMHPGPMNRGMEITAQVADSDRCTAVEQVANGVSTRMAVLYLLLGGSEPAVTTTSAATRTEESK from the coding sequence ATGAAGCGCCACCTCATCTCGGCCGCCGACCTCACGCGCGACGACGCCGTCCTGATCCTCGACACCGCCGAGGAGATGGCCCGTGTCGCGGACCGGCCGATCAAGAAGCTGCCCACCCTGCGCGGCCTCACCGTCGTCAACCTCTTCTTCGAGGACTCGACCCGCACCCGGATCTCCTTCGAGGCGGCCGCCAAGCGGCTCTCGGCCGACGTCATCAACTTCTCCGCGAAGGGTTCGTCCGTTTCCAAGGGCGAATCCCTGAAGGACACCGCGCTGACCCTGGAGGCCATGGGCGCCGACGCGGTCGTCATCCGCCACCACGCCTCCGGCGCCCCCTACCGGCTCGCGACCTCCGGCTGGATCGACTCCGCCGTCGTCAACGCCGGCGACGGCACCCACGAGCACCCCACCCAGGCCCTGCTGGACGCCTTCACCATGCGCCGCCGCCTGGTCGGCCGCGACGCCGGCCTCGGCAAGGACCTGAACGGCCGCCGGATCACCATCGTCGGCGACGTCCTGCACAGCCGCGTGGCCCGCTCCAACGTCCACCTGCTGCACACCCTCGGCGCCGAGGTCACCCTGGTGGCCCCGCCCACCCTCGTCCCGATCGGCGTCGAGACCTGGCCCTGCGAGGTCTCGTACAACCTCGACGACGTGCTGCCGAAGTCCGATGCGGTGATGATGCTGCGTGTGCAGCGCGAACGCATGAACGCCGCCTTCTTCCCGACCGAGCGCGAGTACTCCCGCCGGTACGGGCTCGACGGCGACCGCATGGCGAAGATGCCCGAGCACGCCATCGTGATGCACCCCGGCCCGATGAACCGCGGCATGGAGATCACCGCCCAGGTCGCGGACTCCGACCGCTGCACGGCCGTCGAGCAGGTCGCCAACGGCGTCTCCACCCGGATGGCCGTCCTGTACCTGCTGCTCGGAGGCTCCGAGCCCGCCGTCACCACCACTTCCGCCGCCACGCGTACCGAGGAGAGCAAGTAA
- a CDS encoding dihydroorotase: MSKILIRGAKVLGGEAQDVLIDGETIAEVGQHLSAEGATVIDAEGQVLLPGLVDLHTHLREPGREDSETVLTGTRAAASGGYTAVFAMANTFPVADTAGVVEQVWRLGKESGYCDVQPIGAVTVGLEGKQLSELGAMHESAARVTVFSDDGKCVDDAVIMRRALEYVKAFGGVVAQHAQEPRLTEGAQMNEGIVSAELGLGGWPAVAEESIIARDVLLAEHVGSRVHICHLSTAGSVEIVRWAKSRGIDVTAEVTPHHLLLTEELVRSYNAVYKVNPPLRTERDVLALREALADGTIDIVATDHAPHPHEDKDCEWAAAAMGMVGLETALSVVQQTMVETGLLDWAGVAERMSFAPARIGSLENHGRPVSAGEPANLTLVDTSYRGVVDPAHFASRSRNTPYEGRELPGRVTHTFLRGRATVVDGKLA; encoded by the coding sequence ATGAGCAAGATCCTGATTCGTGGCGCGAAGGTACTCGGCGGCGAGGCGCAGGACGTCCTGATCGACGGCGAGACCATCGCCGAGGTCGGCCAGCACCTGTCCGCCGAGGGCGCGACCGTCATCGACGCCGAGGGCCAGGTCCTCCTCCCCGGCCTCGTCGACCTGCACACCCACCTGCGCGAGCCCGGCCGCGAGGACTCCGAGACCGTCCTCACCGGCACCCGCGCCGCCGCCTCCGGCGGCTACACCGCGGTGTTCGCCATGGCGAACACCTTCCCGGTCGCCGACACCGCCGGCGTCGTCGAGCAGGTCTGGCGCCTGGGCAAGGAGTCCGGCTACTGCGACGTGCAGCCCATCGGCGCCGTCACCGTCGGCCTGGAGGGCAAGCAGCTCTCCGAGCTGGGCGCCATGCACGAGTCCGCCGCCCGCGTCACCGTCTTCTCCGACGACGGCAAGTGCGTGGACGACGCCGTGATCATGCGCCGGGCCCTGGAGTACGTGAAGGCCTTCGGCGGCGTCGTCGCCCAGCACGCCCAGGAGCCCCGCCTCACCGAGGGCGCCCAGATGAACGAGGGCATCGTCTCCGCGGAACTCGGTCTCGGCGGCTGGCCGGCCGTCGCCGAGGAGTCGATCATCGCCCGCGACGTCCTGCTCGCCGAGCACGTCGGCTCCCGCGTCCACATCTGCCACCTCTCCACCGCCGGCTCCGTCGAGATCGTCCGCTGGGCCAAGTCCCGCGGCATCGACGTCACCGCCGAGGTCACCCCGCACCACCTCCTCCTCACCGAGGAGCTCGTGCGCTCGTACAACGCGGTCTACAAGGTCAACCCGCCGCTGCGCACCGAGCGCGACGTGCTGGCCCTGCGCGAGGCGCTCGCCGACGGCACGATCGACATCGTCGCCACCGACCACGCCCCGCACCCGCACGAGGACAAGGACTGCGAGTGGGCCGCCGCCGCCATGGGCATGGTCGGCCTGGAGACCGCGCTCTCCGTCGTCCAGCAGACGATGGTCGAGACCGGACTGCTCGACTGGGCGGGCGTCGCCGAGCGCATGAGCTTCGCCCCGGCCCGCATCGGCAGTCTCGAGAACCACGGCCGTCCCGTCTCGGCAGGTGAACCCGCGAACCTGACCTTGGTCGATACCTCGTACCGTGGTGTCGTGGACCCCGCACACTTCGCCTCCCGCAGCCGCAACACGCCTTACGAGGGCCGTGAGCTGCCGGGGCGCGTCACTCATACCTTCCTGCGGGGCCGGGCAACGGTCGTGGACGGGAAACTGGCGTGA
- a CDS encoding PH-like domain-containing protein: MTPAVIQLAAEAAERQSAEVTQFGARIAWVIGLAVFVAFVYWLMRQGWKWRGALQNDLPELPAAPDGLPEHRLALTGRYHGSTTAGQWLDRIVAHGLGLRSRVELTLTDAGLDVVRPGAGDFFVPAAQLRGARLDKGIAGKVLTEGGLLVVTWAHGDKLIDSGFRSDRAAEHAAWVEAINLMNSSITTEGAER, encoded by the coding sequence GTGACACCTGCAGTAATCCAACTGGCCGCCGAGGCCGCCGAACGACAGTCGGCGGAGGTGACCCAGTTCGGCGCCCGCATCGCGTGGGTGATCGGCCTGGCCGTCTTCGTCGCGTTCGTCTACTGGCTGATGCGGCAGGGCTGGAAATGGCGCGGCGCCCTGCAGAACGATCTGCCGGAGCTGCCCGCCGCACCCGACGGTCTTCCCGAGCACCGGCTGGCCCTGACCGGCCGGTACCACGGGTCCACCACCGCCGGGCAGTGGCTCGACCGGATCGTCGCCCATGGTCTGGGCCTGCGCAGCCGGGTCGAGCTCACGCTCACCGACGCGGGCCTCGACGTGGTCCGACCGGGCGCAGGCGACTTCTTCGTACCGGCCGCGCAGCTGCGCGGCGCCCGCCTCGACAAGGGGATCGCGGGCAAGGTACTCACCGAGGGCGGTCTGCTCGTCGTCACCTGGGCGCACGGCGACAAGCTGATCGACTCCGGATTCCGCTCCGACCGCGCGGCCGAACACGCCGCCTGGGTCGAAGCCATCAACCTCATGAACTCATCCATCACGACGGAAGGCGCCGAACGATGA
- the carA gene encoding glutamine-hydrolyzing carbamoyl-phosphate synthase small subunit, translating to MTTSTRGAAKAPAVLVLEDGRIFRGRAYGAVGETFGEAVFSTGMTGYQETLTDPSYHRQVVVMTAPHVGNTGVNDEDPESSRIWVAGYVVRDPARVPSNWRSRRSLDEELEKQGVVGISGIDTRALTRHLRERGAMRVGIFSGEAWVGIRDEALLAKVQAQPQMKGANLSAEVATKEAYVVPAIGEKRFTVAAVDLGIKGMTPHRMAERGIEVHVLPATATVEDVYAVDPDGVFFSNGPGDPATADGPVAVMQGVLERKTPLFGICFGNQILGRALGFGTYKLKYGHRGINQPVQDRTTGKVEITAHNHGFAVDAPLDEVTETAYGRAEVSHVCLNDNVVEGLQLLDQPAFSVQYHPEAAAGPHDAAYLFDRFVSLMEAERA from the coding sequence ATGACGACCTCCACCAGGGGAGCAGCCAAAGCTCCCGCCGTACTCGTCCTGGAGGACGGTCGGATCTTCCGCGGCCGCGCCTACGGCGCCGTGGGGGAGACCTTCGGCGAGGCCGTGTTCTCCACCGGCATGACCGGCTACCAGGAGACCCTCACCGACCCGTCGTACCACCGGCAGGTCGTCGTGATGACCGCCCCCCACGTGGGCAACACCGGTGTCAACGACGAGGACCCCGAGTCCTCCCGCATCTGGGTGGCCGGCTACGTCGTGCGCGACCCCGCCCGCGTCCCCTCCAACTGGCGCTCCCGGCGCTCGCTGGACGAGGAGCTCGAGAAGCAGGGCGTCGTCGGGATCTCCGGCATCGACACCCGCGCCCTGACCCGCCACCTGCGCGAGCGCGGCGCCATGCGCGTCGGCATCTTCTCGGGCGAGGCCTGGGTCGGCATCCGCGACGAGGCCCTGCTGGCCAAGGTCCAGGCGCAGCCGCAGATGAAGGGCGCGAACCTCTCCGCCGAGGTTGCCACCAAGGAGGCGTACGTCGTCCCCGCGATCGGCGAGAAGCGCTTCACCGTCGCCGCCGTCGACCTCGGCATCAAGGGCATGACCCCGCACCGGATGGCCGAGCGCGGCATCGAGGTGCACGTGCTGCCCGCCACCGCCACCGTCGAGGACGTGTACGCGGTCGACCCCGACGGCGTGTTCTTCTCCAACGGTCCGGGCGACCCGGCCACCGCCGACGGCCCCGTCGCCGTCATGCAGGGCGTGCTGGAGCGCAAGACCCCGCTCTTCGGCATCTGCTTCGGCAACCAGATCCTGGGCCGCGCGCTCGGCTTCGGCACCTACAAGCTGAAGTACGGTCACCGCGGCATCAACCAGCCGGTGCAGGACCGCACCACCGGCAAGGTCGAGATCACCGCGCACAACCACGGCTTCGCCGTCGACGCGCCCCTCGACGAGGTCACCGAGACCGCCTACGGCCGCGCCGAGGTCTCCCACGTCTGCCTGAACGACAACGTCGTCGAAGGCCTCCAGCTGCTCGACCAGCCGGCCTTCAGCGTCCAGTACCACCCCGAGGCGGCCGCCGGCCCGCACGACGCCGCGTACCTCTTCGACCGCTTCGTATCCCTGATGGAGGCCGAGCGTGCCTAA
- the carB gene encoding carbamoyl-phosphate synthase large subunit, whose translation MPKRTDIQSVLVIGSGPIVIGQAAEFDYSGTQACRILKAEGLRVILVNSNPATIMTDPEIADATYVEPITPEFVEKIIAKERPDALLPTLGGQTALNTAISMHEQGVLEKYGVELIGANVEAINKGEDRDLFKGVVEAVKAKIGYGESARSVICHTMDDVIKGVDTLGGYPVVVRPSFTMGGAGSGFAHDEDELRRIAGQGLTLSPTTEVLLEESILGWKEYELELMRDTKDNVVVVCSIENFDPMGVHTGDSITVAPAMTLTDREYQRLRDIGIAIIREVGVDTGGCNIQFAIDPTDGRVIVIEMNPRVSRSSALASKATGFPIAKIAAKLAIGYTLDEVPNDITEQTPASFEPSLDYVVVKAPRFAFEKFPLADATLTTTMKSVGEAMAIGRNFTEALQKALRSLEKKGSQFTFVGPTGDKDELLATAVRPTDGRINTVMQAIRAGATQEEVFEFTKIDPWFVDQLFLIKEIADELTAAEKLGPELLAEAKRHGFSDAQIAEIRGLREDVVREVRHALGVRPVYKTVDTCAAEFAAKTPYFYSSYDEESEVAPRTKPAVIILGSGPNRIGQGIEFDYSCVHASFALSDAGYETVMVNCNPETVSTDYDTSDRLYFEPLTLEDVLEIVHAESLAGPIAGVVVQLGGQTPLGLAQALKDNGVPVVGTSPEAIHAAEDRGAFGQVLADAGLPAPKHGTATTFAGAKAIADEIGYPVLVRPSYVLGGRGMEIVYDETRLESYIAESTEISPTRPVLVDRFLDDAIEIDVDALYDGHELYLGGVMEHIEEAGIHSGDSACALPPITLGGYDIKRLRASTEAIAKGVGVRGLINIQFAMAGDILYVLEANPRASRTVPFTSKATAVPLAKAAARISLGTTIAELRAEGLLPKTGDGGTLPIDAPISVKEAVMPWSRFRDIHGRGVDTVLGPEMRSTGEVMGIDAVFGTAYAKSQAGAYGPLPTKGRAFISVANRDKRSMIFPARELVAHGFELMATSGTAEVLRRNGINATVVRKLSEGEGPNGEKTIVQLIHDGQVDLIVNTPYGTGGRLDGYEIRTAAVARSVPCLTTVQALAAAVQGIDALNRGDVGVRSLQEHAEHLTAARD comes from the coding sequence GTGCCTAAGCGCACCGATATCCAGTCCGTCCTGGTCATCGGCTCCGGCCCGATCGTCATCGGACAGGCCGCCGAGTTCGACTACTCCGGCACCCAGGCCTGCCGCATCCTCAAGGCCGAGGGCCTGCGGGTCATCCTGGTGAACTCCAACCCCGCGACGATCATGACCGACCCGGAGATCGCCGACGCCACGTACGTCGAGCCGATCACCCCCGAGTTCGTCGAGAAGATCATCGCCAAGGAGCGCCCCGACGCGCTCCTGCCGACCCTCGGCGGCCAGACCGCGCTCAACACCGCGATCTCCATGCACGAGCAGGGCGTGCTGGAGAAGTACGGCGTCGAGCTCATCGGCGCCAACGTCGAGGCCATCAACAAGGGCGAGGACCGCGACCTCTTCAAGGGCGTCGTCGAGGCCGTCAAGGCCAAGATCGGCTACGGCGAGTCCGCCCGCTCGGTCATCTGCCACACCATGGACGACGTCATCAAGGGCGTCGACACGCTCGGCGGCTACCCCGTCGTCGTCCGCCCCTCCTTCACCATGGGCGGCGCCGGCTCCGGCTTCGCCCACGACGAGGACGAGCTGCGCCGCATCGCCGGCCAGGGCCTCACGCTCTCCCCGACCACCGAGGTGCTCCTGGAGGAGTCCATCCTCGGCTGGAAGGAGTACGAGCTGGAGCTGATGCGCGACACCAAGGACAACGTGGTCGTCGTCTGCTCCATCGAGAACTTCGACCCGATGGGCGTCCACACCGGTGACTCGATCACCGTCGCCCCGGCGATGACCCTGACCGACCGCGAGTACCAGCGCCTGCGCGACATCGGCATCGCGATCATCCGCGAGGTCGGCGTCGACACCGGCGGCTGCAACATCCAGTTCGCGATCGACCCGACCGACGGCCGCGTCATCGTCATCGAGATGAACCCGCGCGTCTCGCGCTCCTCGGCGCTCGCGTCGAAGGCCACCGGCTTCCCGATCGCCAAGATCGCCGCCAAGCTGGCCATCGGCTACACGCTCGACGAGGTCCCCAACGACATCACCGAGCAGACCCCGGCCTCCTTCGAGCCGTCCCTCGACTACGTCGTCGTCAAGGCCCCGCGCTTCGCCTTCGAGAAGTTCCCGCTGGCCGACGCCACCCTCACCACCACCATGAAGTCGGTCGGCGAGGCCATGGCCATCGGCCGCAACTTCACCGAGGCCCTCCAGAAGGCCCTGCGCTCCCTGGAGAAGAAGGGCTCGCAGTTCACCTTCGTCGGCCCCACCGGCGACAAGGACGAGCTGCTCGCCACCGCGGTCCGCCCGACCGACGGCCGCATCAACACCGTCATGCAGGCCATCCGCGCCGGCGCCACCCAGGAAGAGGTCTTCGAGTTCACGAAGATCGACCCCTGGTTCGTCGACCAGCTCTTCCTCATCAAGGAGATCGCGGACGAGCTGACCGCCGCCGAGAAGCTCGGCCCCGAGCTGCTCGCCGAGGCCAAGCGCCACGGCTTCTCCGACGCCCAGATCGCCGAGATCCGCGGCCTGCGCGAGGACGTCGTCCGCGAGGTCCGGCACGCCCTCGGCGTCCGCCCGGTCTACAAGACGGTCGACACCTGCGCCGCCGAGTTCGCCGCGAAGACCCCGTACTTCTACTCCTCGTACGACGAGGAGTCCGAGGTCGCGCCCCGCACCAAGCCCGCGGTGATCATCCTTGGCTCCGGCCCGAACCGCATCGGCCAGGGCATCGAGTTCGACTACTCGTGCGTCCACGCCTCCTTCGCCCTCAGCGACGCCGGCTACGAGACCGTGATGGTCAACTGCAACCCGGAGACCGTCTCCACCGACTACGACACCTCCGACCGCCTGTACTTCGAGCCGCTGACGCTCGAGGACGTGCTGGAGATCGTCCACGCCGAGTCGCTGGCCGGCCCCATCGCCGGTGTCGTCGTCCAGCTCGGCGGCCAGACCCCCCTCGGTCTCGCCCAGGCCCTCAAGGACAACGGCGTCCCCGTCGTCGGCACCTCCCCGGAGGCCATCCACGCCGCCGAGGACCGCGGCGCCTTCGGCCAGGTCCTCGCCGACGCCGGCCTGCCGGCCCCCAAGCACGGCACCGCCACCACCTTCGCGGGTGCGAAGGCGATCGCCGACGAGATCGGCTACCCGGTCCTGGTCCGCCCGTCCTACGTGCTCGGCGGCCGCGGCATGGAGATCGTCTACGACGAGACCCGCCTGGAGTCGTACATCGCCGAGTCCACCGAGATCTCCCCGACCCGCCCCGTGCTGGTCGACCGGTTCCTCGACGACGCGATCGAGATCGACGTCGACGCCCTCTACGACGGCCACGAGCTCTACCTCGGCGGCGTCATGGAGCACATCGAGGAAGCCGGCATCCACTCCGGCGACTCGGCCTGCGCCCTGCCCCCGATCACCCTCGGCGGCTACGACATCAAGCGCCTGCGCGCCTCCACCGAGGCGATCGCCAAGGGCGTCGGCGTCCGCGGCCTGATCAACATCCAGTTCGCGATGGCCGGGGACATCCTCTACGTCCTGGAGGCCAACCCGCGCGCCTCCCGGACCGTCCCCTTCACCTCGAAGGCCACCGCGGTCCCGCTCGCGAAGGCCGCCGCCCGCATCTCGCTCGGCACCACCATCGCGGAGCTGCGCGCCGAGGGCCTGCTGCCGAAGACCGGCGACGGCGGCACCCTGCCGATCGACGCGCCGATCTCCGTCAAGGAGGCAGTCATGCCGTGGTCGCGCTTCCGCGACATCCACGGCCGCGGCGTGGACACCGTGCTCGGCCCCGAGATGCGCTCGACCGGCGAGGTCATGGGCATCGACGCCGTCTTCGGCACCGCCTACGCCAAGTCGCAGGCCGGCGCCTACGGCCCGCTGCCCACCAAGGGCCGCGCCTTCATCTCCGTGGCCAACCGCGACAAGCGCTCGATGATCTTCCCGGCGCGCGAGCTCGTCGCCCACGGCTTCGAGCTGATGGCCACCTCCGGCACCGCCGAGGTGCTGCGCCGCAACGGCATCAACGCCACCGTGGTGCGCAAGCTCAGCGAGGGCGAGGGCCCGAACGGCGAGAAGACCATCGTCCAGCTGATCCACGACGGCCAGGTCGACCTGATCGTCAACACCCCGTACGGCACCGGCGGCCGCCTCGACGGCTACGAGATCCGTACGGCGGCCGTGGCCCGCAGCGTCCCCTGCCTGACCACGGTCCAGGCGCTCGCCGCCGCCGTCCAGGGCATCGACGCGCTCAACCGCGGCGACGTGGGCGTGCGCTCCCTCCAGGAGCACGCGGAGCACCTGACCGCGGCCCGCGACTGA
- a CDS encoding quinone-dependent dihydroorotate dehydrogenase has translation MYKTFFNLVFKRMDPEQAHYLAFRWIRLAARTPVLRTFVAAALAPRYEELRTEALGLRMHGPFGLAAGFDKNAVAIDGMSMLGFDHIEIGTVTAEPQPGNPKKRLFRLVADRALINRMGFNNEGSAAVAARLAAREAVFKTVVGVNIGKTKVVPEEEAVGDYVASTERLARHADYLVVNVSSPNTPGLRNLQATESLRPLLTAVREAADRTVTDRRVPLLVKIAPDLADEDVDAVADLALELGLDGIIATNTTIAREGLGLKSSPSLVKETGGLSGAPVKERSLEVLRRLYARVGDRLVLVGVGGIENAEDAWQRILAGATLIQGYSAFIYEGPFYARAVHKGLAARLANSPYATLAEAVGAETRKATK, from the coding sequence ATGTACAAAACGTTCTTCAACCTGGTCTTCAAGCGGATGGACCCGGAGCAGGCCCACTACCTGGCCTTCCGCTGGATCCGCCTGGCGGCCCGCACGCCCGTGCTGCGCACCTTCGTCGCGGCCGCCCTGGCCCCGCGCTACGAGGAGCTGCGCACCGAAGCCCTCGGCCTGCGCATGCACGGCCCCTTCGGCCTCGCCGCCGGCTTCGACAAGAACGCCGTAGCCATCGACGGCATGTCGATGCTCGGCTTCGACCACATCGAGATCGGCACGGTCACGGCCGAGCCGCAGCCCGGCAACCCGAAGAAGCGGCTCTTCCGCCTCGTGGCGGACCGCGCGCTGATCAACCGCATGGGCTTCAACAACGAGGGCTCGGCGGCCGTGGCGGCCCGCCTGGCGGCCCGTGAGGCGGTCTTCAAGACCGTGGTCGGCGTCAACATCGGCAAGACGAAGGTCGTGCCCGAGGAGGAGGCCGTGGGGGACTACGTCGCCTCCACCGAGCGCCTCGCCCGGCACGCCGACTACCTCGTGGTGAACGTCTCCTCCCCGAACACCCCGGGCCTGCGCAACCTCCAGGCCACCGAGTCGCTGCGCCCGCTGCTGACGGCCGTGCGCGAGGCCGCGGACCGCACGGTGACCGACCGCCGGGTGCCGCTGCTGGTCAAGATCGCCCCCGACCTGGCGGACGAGGACGTCGACGCGGTCGCCGACCTGGCCCTGGAGCTGGGTCTCGACGGCATCATCGCGACGAACACCACCATCGCCCGGGAGGGGCTGGGCCTGAAGTCCTCCCCGTCCCTGGTGAAGGAGACCGGCGGGCTCTCCGGCGCCCCGGTCAAGGAGCGCTCGCTGGAGGTCCTGCGCCGCCTGTACGCCCGCGTGGGGGACCGCCTGGTCCTGGTCGGGGTCGGCGGCATCGAGAACGCCGAGGACGCCTGGCAGCGGATCCTGGCCGGCGCCACGCTGATCCAGGGCTACAGCGCCTTCATCTACGAGGGCCCGTTCTACGCCCGCGCCGTCCACAAGGGCCTTGCCGCCCGCCTGGCCAACAGCCCGTACGCGACGCTCGCCGAAGCGGTGGGCGCCGAGACCCGAAAGGCCACCAAGTGA
- the pyrF gene encoding orotidine-5'-phosphate decarboxylase: protein MTVTPFGTRLRAAMDSRGPLCVGIDPHAALLAQWGLDDDIAGLERFSRTVVEALAESVAVFKPQAAFFERFGSKGVAVLERAVADARAAGTLVVMDAKRGDIGSTMAAYASAFLDPASPLFSDALTVSPYLGYGSLKPAVDLARESGAGLFVLALTSNPEGAEVQRAVREDGRTIGATMLAHLAAENADAAPMGSFGAVVGATLGDLSSFDLDINGPLLAPGIGAQGATAADLPGVFGKAVRNVVPNVSRGVLKHGPDVNALRDSARRFADEIHEAVTA from the coding sequence GTGACTGTGACCCCGTTCGGCACCCGCCTGCGCGCGGCGATGGACTCCCGGGGCCCGCTGTGCGTCGGCATCGACCCGCACGCCGCCCTGCTGGCGCAGTGGGGCCTGGACGACGACATCGCGGGCCTGGAGCGGTTCTCCCGCACGGTCGTCGAGGCGCTCGCGGAGTCGGTGGCGGTCTTCAAGCCCCAGGCGGCCTTCTTCGAGCGGTTCGGCTCGAAGGGCGTGGCCGTCCTGGAGCGGGCCGTGGCGGACGCCCGGGCGGCCGGGACCCTGGTCGTCATGGACGCCAAGCGCGGCGACATCGGCTCGACCATGGCCGCGTACGCCTCGGCCTTCCTGGACCCGGCCTCGCCGCTGTTCTCGGACGCGCTGACGGTCTCCCCGTACCTGGGCTACGGCTCGCTGAAGCCGGCCGTCGACCTGGCCCGAGAGTCGGGCGCGGGCCTGTTCGTCCTGGCGCTGACCTCGAACCCGGAGGGCGCCGAGGTCCAGCGCGCGGTCCGCGAGGACGGCCGGACGATCGGCGCGACGATGCTGGCGCACCTGGCGGCGGAGAACGCGGACGCCGCTCCCATGGGTTCCTTCGGCGCGGTGGTCGGCGCCACGTTGGGCGACCTGTCCTCCTTCGACCTGGACATCAACGGGCCGCTGCTGGCCCCCGGCATCGGCGCGCAGGGCGCGACGGCGGCGGACCTGCCGGGCGTCTTCGGCAAGGCCGTGCGCAACGTCGTCCCGAACGTCTCGCGGGGCGTCCTGAAGCACGGTCCGGACGTGAACGCCCTGCGCGACTCGGCGCGGCGCTTCGCCGACGAGATCCACGAGGCCGTCACCGCGTAA
- a CDS encoding integration host factor, with protein MALPPLTPEQRAAALEKAAAARRERAEVKNRLKHSGASLQEVIKTGQENDVIGKMKVSALLESLPGVGKVRAKQIMERLGISESRRVRGLGSNQIASLEREFGSTGA; from the coding sequence GTGGCTCTTCCGCCCCTTACCCCTGAACAGCGCGCAGCCGCGCTCGAAAAGGCCGCCGCGGCTCGCCGGGAGCGGGCCGAGGTCAAGAATCGACTCAAGCACTCCGGCGCCTCGCTCCAAGAGGTCATCAAGACGGGCCAGGAGAACGACGTCATCGGCAAGATGAAGGTCTCCGCCCTGCTGGAGTCTCTGCCTGGCGTGGGCAAGGTGCGCGCCAAGCAGATCATGGAGCGTCTCGGCATCTCCGAGTCCCGGCGTGTCCGAGGTCTCGGTTCCAACCAGATCGCCTCTCTGGAGCGCGAGTTCGGCAGCACCGGCGCCTGA
- the gmk gene encoding guanylate kinase produces MAAEVRPRLTVLSGPSGVGKSTVVAHMRKVHPEVWLSVSATTRKPRPGERHGVHYFFVNDDEFDKLIANGELLEWAEFAGNRYGTPRGAVLERLDNGEPVLLEIDLQGARLVRESKPDAQLVFLAPPSWDELVRRLTGRGTESAEVIERRLAAAKIELAAESEFDTTLVNTSVEDVARELLALMAVV; encoded by the coding sequence ATGGCAGCAGAGGTTCGTCCGCGGCTGACCGTGCTCTCCGGCCCTTCAGGGGTCGGCAAGAGCACGGTCGTCGCGCATATGCGCAAGGTTCACCCCGAGGTATGGCTCTCGGTGTCGGCCACCACCCGCAAGCCGCGGCCCGGTGAGCGACACGGAGTCCACTACTTCTTCGTCAATGACGACGAGTTCGACAAGCTGATCGCCAACGGCGAGCTGCTGGAGTGGGCCGAGTTCGCGGGCAACCGCTACGGCACTCCCCGCGGCGCGGTGCTGGAACGCCTGGACAACGGCGAGCCGGTACTGCTGGAGATCGACCTCCAGGGCGCACGACTCGTCCGCGAGTCCAAGCCCGACGCCCAGCTGGTCTTCCTGGCACCGCCGAGCTGGGACGAGCTGGTCCGCCGACTGACCGGTCGGGGCACCGAATCGGCGGAGGTCATCGAGCGTCGGCTCGCCGCCGCCAAGATCGAGCTCGCTGCCGAGTCCGAGTTCGACACCACCCTGGTCAACACCTCCGTCGAGGACGTAGCCCGTGAGCTGCTAGCCTTGATGGCAGTTGTCTGA
- the rpoZ gene encoding DNA-directed RNA polymerase subunit omega, whose translation MSSSITAPEGIINPPIDELLEATDSKYSLVIYAAKRARQINAYYSQLGEGLLEYVGPLVDTHVHEKPLSIALREINAGLLTSEAIEAPAQ comes from the coding sequence GTGTCCTCTTCCATCACTGCGCCCGAGGGCATCATCAACCCGCCGATCGACGAGCTGCTCGAGGCTACGGACTCGAAGTACAGCCTCGTGATCTACGCGGCCAAGCGCGCGCGTCAGATCAACGCGTACTACTCGCAGCTCGGTGAGGGCCTGCTCGAGTACGTCGGCCCGCTGGTGGACACCCACGTCCACGAGAAGCCGCTTTCGATCGCGCTGCGCGAGATCAACGCTGGTCTGCTGACCTCCGAGGCCATCGAGGCCCCGGCCCAGTAG